In Silurus meridionalis isolate SWU-2019-XX chromosome 11, ASM1480568v1, whole genome shotgun sequence, the sequence GTagaaaaacatttccacaatACGATGGATGAAAATATTTACCTTGAAACGGAAGAAAAACATCTCTACCTTGAGCTGGATGAGCAAAAAACTATACAGGTGCATTCTCATTAAATATCgtggaaaagttcatttattccAGTAATTctactcaaattgtgaaactcatgtattaaataaattgaatgcacacagactgaagtagtttaagtctttagttcttttaattgtgataattttggctcacatttaacaaaaacccaccaattcacagTCTCAAAAAAttagaatacttcataagaccaataataaaaaatactttttagtcAATTGTTGCCCTTCGGGAAAGTAGGCTCATTTAGTGTTTATGTaatcaatacttggtagggactccttttgctttaattactgtcTCAATtcagtgtggcatggaggtgatcagtctgttcTTTTGTGATCAATGTGAATTGTGAACTATGTGAATGATTTAGGGAATAAATGAGTGCTGTAAGAGAAAGGAAATCAGATGGTGTTTTAAAAGGACAGCAGAGAGATTGGCAGAAAATATATAACTAGGGACTAAAGCTAACATCTGAAAGATGACTTAGTCTAGAAGAGAACGGGGAGAAATTATGCAGTGGACTCTGAAAAGGCCTGGCATTAAGCCTAAGTAAACTCAGTTCTCTAAATGGCCAAAGGATGGTGGACACCAACTCCAAGCTAAAATCGATGACCAAAAAATCCCATATGTGGGCCTTCCACAATCTTAATGTCAGTGTACTGactcattattttcatttattttttgttttaaaaaaaaaagaataattattaataagatGAGATGgaacataaaacagaaatacataataaacacaAGTTATATAGCTTATCCATTACTTAATTTAGTTTCCCTTGGGGGAATGCTGTGTTCTCTTCCAggagaaataaagatttttttttttattgaagattACGATTACAGATTTCTGTAATGTAGAGTTTTTATTTCTGGGTTGGGAGATTAAAGTTCAGGAAGCCCTTGTCCTTTTCGAGTCACTGATCCGGTCCAGTAGGGTGCGCTATAACATATTTTAGTTGAAACTCCGCTAGATCACgttcagaagaagaagaagaagaagaaatccgGCTGCATCCTCTAGCTAAGAGGTGCTACATGAGACTTTTGTAAACATGGCCACATTCTTTGGTGAGGTTTTATCAGTGTACTCCAGAGCAGTCGAAGAAGATGATTACGATGACGCGGAGGAGGAAAACGATGAGGATTTCCAAATACGTCGCAAAATAGAAGAGAAAAGGTGGGCCGATTGTTCTCTGTTAGCTCATCAGTTTGCCAGATGAGTCTGAATTTCACAATGACTTCATGTTGTATCTGAATTAGCCTGAATTTGGAATGAAGTATTGATGTCCAGCTTGCTGCTTTGTGCGTACCTGGTCCTGGAGAATGATGTTTTGAGTTGATAAAACACTCAATTTAGAgtgttatataaatgtgtaatagGAAACTAGATTGTAGAACCTGTATGAAGTTCTGAAGTATTAAAACAGAACTCTTAAACTTTGTTGCAGAGGGTGTAACACAAGAGCATGCTTGGGTTTAGCTAGTGTTTGGTTTCGGTTTCGGTTTGCTGCTGCTTCTGCACGCGCTATTCAATACAgtacaattcagttcaatttagtttttctttgtatagcgcttttaaaactggatattgtcccaaagcagttttacagagataaaataCCTTGAGATggtctgaggaagaaaccttcagagaaaCCAGCCTCAATAAGgaccccatcctcatctgggtggcaataaatgtccattcattgtagTTCTACAGCTACAGAAAAGGTTAATGTACATTAAAAATCTTTCTTTGCATCCCCcggcttgttaggaagctgtggtcagagtggagggtcagccataatacagcaccCTTGGAGCAGAGATGGTTAAGAGCCGTGCTTAAGAGCTCAACGGTGGCTGCTTGGTGTGGGATCAGATCCCTCAATGATATAAGGAGCATGCCTAGATATTGTAGAGTTCATACAGGCTCTTGGGGGTCATACACACTACTTACATTATGAGTTGCCGAGATGATATTCATTCAAGATGGATCAGcctgtaattattatatatgtatatatatttttaactttgatttttttaaatctattttttaatcCAGACCTCAATAGGTTCAAGATTTTCGTTTCTGTTTAATATTGTCAAATTTTTTTCTCAATGAGTTACACTATTTAAATAAGAGAGGTCAGAGGAAGATTAAACTAAACTGGTGACAGGGTAGAGTAACCATGTAGTAACATATAATCACTCTTCAAAACCATAGTGGAAAAGCACCTCTATCCTGAGCTGAATGAAAAACATTCCCCttgaagtgaaagaaaaacatctcCCCCTTGAGGTTCAAAAACAAAAGACCTTATTAGATTATACTAATCTGAGGTTGAGTGTATACCTACTAACTAACCCCAGCTTGATAGGaagcacccctggagcaaacAGGGGACACAGGGGGCCCTTACCCTATATCACCAAGGGCCCATCAgttgcagcttggcaatactgggacttgaacccctgaccttctgatcagttaACCAAAGCCTTAACCATGGAGCTACCACAGCAGTACACccatacaaaaaatacaaccatATGCCTGTAATATCAATTTAAACCCTTGACAAACTCAACATAATGTAAACGTCTTTCGGCCATCATTCCCTGAAACCTTCCGAATGAGTTCCTGCTGAATTCATACTGGTTGTGAATGACAGGAAACCCTATTATTTTTTCTGGTGTTTACAGGACAGCTGCATATAGAGCTAGCATCCTGTTTCTCCTCTCCTGACCACCAGCAGCTGTGACAATCACCTGAAAGACCACCAATGTGCCTGAAAGACACAATAACAGAAGGAAAACCCACCTCTATATGGAATATATGTCTATGTGTCCAGTGACATTACAGCGCTGACAAAAATTTTACAACACATTTTATCCTGGAACATCTTGTTGCAGTAACAACCAGTGGTTGTGATGTCTGTCAAGTGCACTGATAAACAGTGAGGCTCAGTGATGATCTGGGAACAGTAGCACAGACTCCCTGGTGTGGAATTCTTCTACTGTAATTGGCAAGTGAGTTGCTCTTGAGTTGACCTGAGGATTTCCACATTCCACAGATTCCAATAGCAACAGGCCTACTATTGAGGAGATTACTGACTGAGACTCGGTGCAGATGTACATAAATGAAGTAAAGTTCATGGAGTGAACGGCTGCCCCATAGGGATGTTAGTGGGAGAAACAGTGAACCAATctaatgacaattttttttataaagatacAAGGCATACATGAGATTAAATAACagttttttaattgtgttttgtaaaaaaaaaagaaaattgctcATGGTGTTTAAGAACAGTCACACATGGTTACCTCACTTTTTAATACCATGTACAATAATGATTTTAACGAGAgaaatgatttttcttttgttttccatAGAGAGGTTCATACCAGGTGGTGTCCAGAGGTTTCAAAAGCAGTAGAGAGCTCTGGAAAGCTCAAGTGTTCTGATCTGATTATAGCAGTAGGACCAAATGCTGCAGGTAAATAccctttaattattttttggcCACAGGCAATGCTGAATCATTAACCACACTTTAGACATTACATGGTGGTTTTGTGTGTAAGGAACCTTTTGATGCTGAATTAGTTGATTTCCTGCCACAGTGCAGGTTCTTTCAAATCAGTCTTCATTATCTGTCTTTCGGTTGATACTAAAAGGCTCCAGGGGGTGTTGTGTTGCATGGGTCTGTCTGCTATGTATCTGATTTACTGTGTCTCTGGGGCCAGGTTTTGTCTCTGCATACGTTCTCAGTTCTGAGGACTGGACACAAGTTGGGTGGGTGTCTCTTTGGAACGAAAGGAGTCGCAGTTCCACTCGCCTAGATACGGCTCCCCTTCCTGGAGAACCAGGCTGTGTTTTCTATCAGCAGAAGAGCTGTCCAAATGTGagtacacacccacacaaacacacactgacattgtCCATACACTTAGGCATTTGACCAAGTAAATCTTTGTGTTTCAGTGGTTTCTTTCTATTTTCCACAGGTTCTTCTCTGCCAGTGTACTTGCTATATTGCTGAAGACCAGCAGTTCCAGTGGGCTGAAAAGGTACACTTTAGTCTgtctattattgttattatttaaaattacatttaaaaagtatttctgGATTCTGTAAtctcatttttctttatgaAGATTCCTCGTTTTCGAAGGTTAATTGTAAAGATTGGGTTAGAAGCTAAGATAGGTCCTCGTTTCCAACAAGTGTtgacatatttaatatttttcaagaaaagcCTCCTGGGGGATGCATCCTCATGAAGCAGAACATGTCAAGTGGCTTTAAATAGCTTGTAGCATTTAAtctactttacagcacagtgactgTTAGTAGTATGGACCTGAGCCCAAAGAATAACTGTGCATTGGATTCTCTCataggttttttcttttttttttttactttaacctcctaagacctgagctttggtttggcttgcattttagatttcttccagttatttggggttaggaagaaccaataattataataaccatatattttctttgaacatgaagctcttcttggaaaaaaatgatgtcacttatgtggacactcggtctgtatctacagaaaacaataaagacaccattgtgcacaatgtccacGCATGTGGACACCCAGGTCGTAGGTGGTTAAAGCCATTGCACTTTTAACCAATTAACTGATGGAAAACTGAATAAAAGGCCTTAATTCAAACAGCATATTTACTAGCCATGCTTGCTGacatgatcttttttttgtgctctaGAGTGCAAATTCGTCAAGGtgtttttgctcattttcaATATTGGAGGATTTAATTCGACAGAAAAAATCCACTGAAAAGTGCAGAATGATGTCATGAAAATGATCGATTTATATTGGTGGtagaaaaagacattttaaatgcatatatttaatAGGGTTATATAATAGGGTATATTTATTTAGGGTTAACATTCATAGTGAAAGCCACAAAACGACATCATTTCATTTGTTCTTCAAACGATTATTTGTTAAGTAAACCCTTCTAGACAGTTTTTCGATTGGTGTACATTTAGTTTGTCCCCCCACCTTACTGTTCTGTTTATAGGTTTTGGGCAGCATACAGAGCAGAGGACTGACTGTGAAAGTGTTGTGCGATTCTCCAATCACCGAGTACAAAACTCCAAGTTACATGAACGGCAATTCTGCTCCGTTCCTGCGTGCATTGAAGACCAGCGCCTTTACAGATAACCTGCCCTGCCCTCTGCTAGAGCAGCCCAACATCATCACAGGGCTTCCTGCTGCTGGTACAGCTCACAAGAAAAACACTCACTAGAACAATGTTTCATTATACACATAAGGCCAAACACTGCCTTGCACAAAGGTTTTCAAATTGTGAACATTGTTTTAAACGTAACAGAACAATTTTCATTCAGATTGAGAGTATTGACTAACTGgagtttaaattaaatatatattcatatattcttTGTATTTGTTATGTCCCTGTTTTGCTTTAATGACTCTACATTTGAGCAGGAAATCAGTCTTACTGGTTTGTACAAAACATTATGGTCCCTTTTCTATCATATTTAGTGGAATATTTGGAGTATTATTTCCAATTTTAAATGGGAAGAAAGTTCAGTTTTTCAGCATGATGTCAGACATTGTAAACCCTATCAGAGGATTATGAGAATGTGTAATGaagtaggtttt encodes:
- the psmg1 gene encoding proteasome assembly chaperone 1, which codes for MATFFGEVLSVYSRAVEEDDYDDAEEENDEDFQIRRKIEEKREVHTRWCPEVSKAVESSGKLKCSDLIIAVGPNAAGFVSAYVLSSEDWTQVGWVSLWNERSRSSTRLDTAPLPGEPGCVFYQQKSCPNVLLCQCTCYIAEDQQFQWAEKVLGSIQSRGLTVKVLCDSPITEYKTPSYMNGNSAPFLRALKTSAFTDNLPCPLLEQPNIITGLPAAVLNQCQVQRLPAVLFQCFSDVIHPDSITMEIYKLALSCLSTRVKLETSPNMEILQKLTTINDPQSNLYT